A genome region from Brassica oleracea var. oleracea cultivar TO1000 chromosome C2, BOL, whole genome shotgun sequence includes the following:
- the LOC106320072 gene encoding uncharacterized protein LOC106320072, giving the protein MDTFTAEDLSTIGGIATVSLLHSFIPTHWLPFSIVGRAQKWTLSRTLFVTAFGAVLHVISTSLLGITAITMANTIAGEETVHKLASLLLVILGGSYVLLFLAGKGGHTHTHNQPMEKMAVAGLVLVPALSPCATTLPVFLAVGNSKPMMVLAIIVLLISTILVMTSLVALSFYGASQLKFHWVERYDKLLVGSVLCLVGILTLLFHDHDHHGHEAHQLPRKIITL; this is encoded by the exons ATGGACACCTTTACGGCGGAGGATCTGTCGACGATCGGCGGAATCGCCACCGTGTCGCTCCTCCATTCGTTCATTCCAACGCACTGGCTACCTTTCTCAATCGTCGGACGCGCGCAGAAATGGACGCTTTCCAGAACGCTCTTCGTCA CTGCATTTGGAGCAGTTCTGCATGTCATATCCACTTCTCTTCTTGGTATAACAGCGATCACTATGGCCAATACCATCGCCGGTGAAGAGACTGTTCACAAGCTCGCTTCCCTTTTGCTTGTAATCCTCGGTGGAAGCTATGTCTTGCTGTTTCTGGCCGGTAAAGGTGGCCACACTCATACTCATAACCAACCCATGGAGAAAATGGCTGTTGCTGGGCTTGTCCTTGTTCCTGCTTTATCTCCATGTGCAACAACTCTCCCGGTTTTCCTCGCTGTTGGAAATTCAAAGCCCATGATGGTTCTCGCCATCATAGTTCTACTGATCAG TACCATATTGGTGATGACATCGCTTGTGGCTCTATCGTTCTACGGTGCAAGTCAGCTGAAGTTTCACTGGGTGGAGCGATACGACAAGCTACTTGTTGGTTCGGTCCTGTGTCTGGTAGGTATCTTAACCCTACTCTTCCATGATCATGACCACCATGGTCATGAAGCACATCAACTACCCAGGAAAATCATTACTCTTTAG
- the LOC106320061 gene encoding uncharacterized protein LOC106320061, which yields MGAVARTVFPVCESLCCFCPALRARSRHPVKRYKQLLADIFPRSPDEQPNDRKISKLCEYAAKNPLRIPKITTYLEQRCYKELRLEQFHSVKIVMCIYKKLLVACNEQMSLFASSYLGLIHILLDQSRHDEMRVLGCEAIYDFVTSQTEGTYMFNLDGLIPKICPLAHELGEEERTIHLCSAGLQALSSLVWFMGEFSHISVEFDNVVSVVLENYGGVVQSSTGAVQQQDNNTASELSPAEAETRIASWTRIVDERGKAIVSVEDSKNPKFWSRVCLHNLAKLAKEATTVRRVLESLFRYFDFNEVWSTDNGLALYVLQDVQLLIERSGQNTHFLLSILIKHLDHKNVLKKPKMQLDIVYVATALAQQTKVQPSVAIIGALSDMIRHLRKSIHCSLDDSNLGNEMIQYNLKFETAVEQCLVQLSQKVGDAGPILDIMAVMLESMSNITVMARTLISAVFRTAQIIAAIPNLSYENKAFPDALFHQLLQAMVCADHESRMGAHRIFSVVLVPSSVCPNSVPKSRRPADMQRTLSRTVSVFSSSAALFRKLKMEADNSVDGAAKIERVSTLSRSQSRFASRGESFDEEEPKNNTSSVLSRLKSSYSRSQSVKRNPSSMVSDQNPLGGSEEKPVIPLRLSSHQICLLLSSIWVQSLSPHNMPQNYEAIANTYSLVLLFGRTKNSSNEVLVWSFQLAFSLRNLSLGGPLQPSRRRSLFTLATSMIIFSARAFNIPPLVNNAKTALQEKTVDPFLQLVEDSKLDAVFYGQEEQPAKSYGSKEDDDDALISLVAIEETTQSQPREHYAAMIMKFLGKLSDQDASSIKEQLVSDFIPIDGCPVGTQLTESPVHVHRSEDKNNKPREMDETQSLIPEIDAAPTPPEDQLALDTQPNAKTAFLLSIDELLSAVSQTTAQLGRYSVSDPPDMTYTEMAGHCEALLMGKQEKMSFMSAKSNKFSNQTKESSSPTLPSGGGGNPFVDQPNSWETMGLGAPAAASNMCVTEYQNHPPFFNPPSSTPFDNFLKPVGSS from the exons ATGGGGGCCGTAGCTAGGACCGTGTTCCCCGTATGCGAAAGCTTGTGTTGCTTTTGTCCCGCGTTGCGAGCCAGATCCAGACATCCCGTCAAGAGATACAAACAACTTCTCGCCGATATCTTCCCTCGTTCCCCG GATGAGCAACCTAACGACAGAAAAATAAGCAAACTATGTGAATATGCTGCCAAAAACCCTCTTCGTATCCCTAAG ATTACAACCTATCTTGAACAAAGGTGTTACAAGGAACTGAGACTGGAGCAATTTCACTCTGTCAAGATTGTTATGTGTATCTACAAGAAGCTCTTGGTTGCCTGTAATGAACAAAT GTCGTTGTTTGCTAGTAGCTACCTTGGCCTCATTCATATCCTTCTGGATCAATCCAGGCATGATGAAATGCGCGTTTTAGGTTGTGAAGCTATCTATGACTTTGTTACCAGTCAG ACAGAAGGCACATACATGTTTAACTTAGATGGGTTGATCCCAAAAATATGTCCTCTAGCTCACGAACTTGGAGAAGAAGAAAGAACAATACATTTGTGTTCTGCTGGCCTCCAAGCTCTCTCATCCTTG GTTTGGTTCATGGGAGAGTTTTCACATATCTCAGTGGAATTTGACAAT GTTGTCTCTGTTGTCTTAGAAAATTATGGAGGAGTTGTTCAATCTTCCACTGGTGCTGTACAACAACAAGACAACAACACTGCTTCTGAACTTTCTCCCGCAGAAGCTGAGACAAGGATTGCTTCTTGGACAAGAATTGTGGATGAAAGAGGCAAGGCCATTGTATCTGT GGAAGATTCTAAGAATCCTAAGTTTTGGTCGAGGGTTTGTCTTCATAATCTTGCCAAGTTAGCAAAAGAAGCTACAACAGTGAGGCGTGTACTCGAGTCACTCTTCCGCTACTTTGATTTCAATGAAGTTTGGTCCACGGACAACGGTCTTGCTTTATATGTTCTGCAGGACGTTCAGTTACTAATAGAAAGATCTG GGCAAAACACTCACTTCTTGTTGTCTATCCTGATCAAGCATCTTGATCACAAGAATGTTCTAAAGAAACCTAAGATGCAACTGGACATAGTTTATGTTGCAACTGCACTTGCTCAACAGACTAAAGTTCAGCCATCTGTTGCAATAATTGGTGCGTTGAGCGATATGATCAGGCATCTGAGGAAGAGCATTCATTGTTCATTAGATGATTCAAATCTTGGGAATGAGATGATTCAGTATAATCTCAAGTTTGAAACTGCAGTTGAGCAATGCCTAGTGCAGTTATCACAGAAG GTAGGAGATGCAGGTCCTATCCTGGACATAATGGCTGTCATGTTAGAAAGCATGTCAAACATTACAGTCATGGCAAGAACCCTAATCTCCGCTGTCTTCCGCACAGCACAGATTATAGCAGCCATACCAAATCTATCATATGAAAACAAG GCTTTTCCAGATGCACTGTTCCATCAGTTGCTTCAAGCTATGGTCTGTGCTGACCATGAATCTAGGATGGGTGCGCACCGTATATTCTCTGTGGTTCTAGTCCCATCTTCTGTTTGTCCAAACTCAGTTCCAAAGTCTAGAAGGCCTGCTGATATGCAGAGGACATTGTCGAGAACCGTATCTGTGTTCTCTTCTTCAGCTGCACTGTTTAGAAAACTGAAGATGGAGGCGGATAACTCTGTAGATGGTGCTGCAAAGATTGAGAGAGTCTCAACACTTAGCAGGTCACAGTCAAGGTTTGCTAGTAGAGGTGAGAGTTTTGATGAGGAGGAACCAAAGAACAATACAAGTTCTGTATTGAGCCGGTTAAAGTCAAGTTACAGCAGGAGTCAGAGTGTGAAAAGGAACCCATCATCAATGGTATCTGATCAGAATCCTTTGGGAGGTTCAGAAGAGAAACCA GTGATACCTTTAAGATTAAGCAGCCACCAGATTTGCCTTTTGCTTTCTTCCATATGGGTGCAGTCTTTGTCTCCTCACAACATGCCACAAAACTATGAAGCCATTGCTAATACATATAGCTTAGTACTTCTCTTTGGAAGGACTAAG AACTCAAGCAATGAAGTCTTGGTCTGGAGCTTCCAGCTAGCATTTTCTTTGAGGAATCTTTCTCTTGGAG GACCATTGCAGCCATCAAGGCGTAGATCACTCTTTACTCTGGCTACATCAATGATCATTTTCTCAGCAAGAGCCTTCAACATCCCTCCTCTTGTTAATAACGCAAAAACCGCACTACAGGAGAAAACG GTTGACCCGTTTCTTCAACTGGTGGAAGATTCCAAGCTAGATGCTGTGTTCTATGGACAAGAAGAACAACCAGCAAAGAGTTATGGTTCAAAAGAAGACGATGATGATGCTTTGATTTCACTTGTGGCCATAGAAGAAACTACACAAAGTCAACCTCGAGAACATTACGCTGCCATGATAATGAAGTTTCTAGGGAAACTATCAGAT CAAGACGCGTCGTCTATAAAGGAGCAGCTAGTTTCAGATTTTATACCTATCGACGGTTGTCCTGTTGGAACACAGTTGACAGAATCTCCAGTTCATGTTCACCGTTCTGAAGATAAAAACAACAAACCACGAGAAATG GATGAAACTCAGTCTCTTATACCGGAGATCGATGCAGCACCAACTCCTCCAGAAGATCAGCTTGCTCTTGATACACAACCTAATGCCAAAACCGCCTTTCTCCTAAGCATCGATGAACTTCTTAGTGCA GTGTCTCAGACAACAGCACAGTTAGGGAGATACTCAGTGTCTGATCCACCAGACATGACATACACAGAAATGGCAGGACACTGTGAGGCACTTCTCATGGGGAAGCAAGAGAAGATGTCTTTCATGTCTGCAAAAAGCAACAAGTTCAGTAACCAAACCAAAGAGAGTAGTAGTCCTACTTTGCCTTCTGGTGGTGGTGGGAATCCTTTTGTGGATCAGCCAAACTCTTGGGAGACTATGGGACTGGGTGCACCTGCAGCCGCTTCGAATATGTGTGTCACTGAGTACCAAAACCATCCTCCTTTCTTCAATCCTCCGAGCTCCACTCCTTTTGACAACTTCCTTAAGCCCGTTGGTTCCTCCTGA